One Nitrospirota bacterium DNA window includes the following coding sequences:
- a CDS encoding RNA polymerase sigma factor: MDRDIQLTDEDLIKGLKAGDAEAFNELVERYKRMGFSLAYNMVGSIEDAEDVSQEAFAIVYTKIKGFRGDCSFKTWFYRIIINLCRKHYRKNKFASIISLNIFPDTDEEKTIEIKAKDNVERELLSRQLNSAITAAVRKLPAKQREVFVMKHLRGMKIHEISEVLNCAEGTVKAHLFRAVKGLQKRLKGFYNEM; encoded by the coding sequence ATGGATAGAGACATCCAGCTTACGGATGAGGACTTAATAAAGGGTCTGAAGGCTGGAGATGCCGAGGCCTTTAATGAGCTTGTAGAGAGGTATAAAAGAATGGGGTTTTCCTTAGCCTATAATATGGTAGGCAGCATCGAAGATGCCGAAGATGTCTCTCAGGAGGCCTTTGCCATTGTATATACAAAGATAAAGGGGTTTAGGGGGGATTGTAGTTTCAAGACATGGTTTTACAGAATTATTATAAATCTCTGCCGGAAACATTACAGGAAAAATAAGTTCGCATCAATCATTTCCCTTAATATATTCCCAGACACTGATGAAGAAAAAACAATCGAAATCAAGGCAAAAGACAATGTGGAGAGGGAACTTTTAAGCAGACAACTCAATAGCGCAATAACAGCCGCTGTCAGGAAGCTTCCTGCGAAACAGCGTGAGGTCTTTGTGATGAAACATTTAAGGGGAATGAAGATACATGAGATTTCCGAGGTTCTTAACTGCGCTGAAGGGACAGTCAAGGCCCATCTGTTCAGGGCAGTTAAAGGGCTTCAGAAAAGACTGAAGGGTTTCTACAATGAAATGTAA
- a CDS encoding DUF3106 domain-containing protein has product MKQIILVFMVILGLTVPLTSAAESENYNEKLRRWQEMSPEEREKITGTYKEWKELPMEERETIRKNFQRFKALPPEEKNTIRDRFRKFKELPPAERERIKKNYERWRKLPPEERQRLKENYRKWKNLSPEEKEMIRERLRKQRGQ; this is encoded by the coding sequence ATGAAACAGATAATTTTAGTTTTTATGGTCATTCTGGGACTTACAGTCCCCCTGACATCAGCGGCTGAATCCGAGAATTATAATGAAAAACTCAGGCGCTGGCAGGAAATGTCTCCTGAGGAACGTGAGAAGATAACCGGAACATATAAAGAATGGAAGGAACTCCCGATGGAAGAAAGAGAAACAATAAGGAAAAATTTTCAGCGATTTAAGGCCCTTCCTCCTGAGGAGAAAAACACAATAAGGGATCGGTTCAGGAAATTCAAAGAACTCCCTCCTGCAGAAAGGGAAAGGATTAAGAAGAATTACGAGCGGTGGAGAAAACTACCACCTGAAGAGCGACAAAGGTTAAAAGAAAATTATAGAAAATGGAAAAATCTGTCTCCGGAGGAAAAAGAAATGATAAGAGAACGGCTCAGAAAACAGAGAGGGCAGTAA